A region of Allocoleopsis franciscana PCC 7113 DNA encodes the following proteins:
- a CDS encoding toll/interleukin-1 receptor domain-containing protein — protein MSDAFISYSRRDKDFVKNLHEAFVKLNRNVWVDWENIPLTADWRKEISEGIVAADNFIFVISPDSIASQECGVEIEQAIFHNKRLVPILYRNVDPKDTHPSLAAINWTFFRDSDDFDRAFQELLTAIDTDLEHVKIHTRLQQRSLEWDKKKRDLSFLLRGNDLKEAQQWVAKSTGKHPEPTSLQTQYIVASGQSQFKRQGVTLGAVVFGLIFTAVLAVFAEASRRDAVAQQNFARKQEIIALTALSQASLLTEDQLRALLESVKAAKQARLVKDLPEKVRQQTQEVLRDAVYGVQERNRLAEHTDTVNSVSFSPDRQLIASASDDGTVKLWRNDGKLLYSLNHQASVRSVTFSPDSQWIASASADKTVKIWKRDGSLLRTLQHNDRLRSVAFSPDGKLIAAAGADGTIKLWSLEGKLLNTLKGHTNEVNSVAFSPDGKLITSAGSDRTARLWTREGQPLKTLMGHRDRVWEVSFSPDGQTLASASGDSDVKLWSVDGTLIKTLESHTNWVSSVTFSPDGKKIATASDDDSVKLWSSSGTLLQTFRGHSGGVKNVRFSPDGETMATASADTTIKLRSLRGAVIEILQGHRYSIKGVRFSPDSTLIGTASDDKTVKLWNSQGTFLADLKYGAGMRNVSFSPDGQTMVTPSYDNTVQVWSVQGVLKGTMTEPLRTFKGHTSTVRNISLSPDGKLLASASADGTIKLWRFDDGKLLRSWEAHRPEVTDVMFSPQSDRLVSVGGDALVKIWTLEGKLLQTLQGHKAWINAVILSSDGQMIATASGDKTVILWKRDKNGEFQTTPYRVLTGHQDWVWDVAFSSDSQLIASAGKDDAVKLWNRKGDLLITLRGHQNWVRAVDFSSDGKKLASGSADKTAILWTLERLQGLEAQGQDLDEGKLLEQGCQLLRDYLASSSKLEKSDRHLCDGLTQHTAL, from the coding sequence ATGAGTGACGCTTTCATTTCTTACTCACGTCGAGACAAGGACTTTGTCAAAAATCTCCATGAAGCGTTTGTCAAATTGAATCGTAACGTTTGGGTCGATTGGGAAAATATTCCCCTGACAGCAGATTGGCGCAAAGAGATTTCTGAGGGGATTGTAGCCGCTGATAATTTTATCTTCGTGATCAGTCCCGATTCGATCGCCTCCCAGGAATGTGGCGTAGAGATTGAACAGGCGATTTTTCACAACAAACGACTGGTACCCATCCTGTATCGGAATGTTGACCCCAAAGATACCCATCCATCCCTAGCCGCCATCAACTGGACGTTCTTTCGGGACAGTGATGATTTTGACCGCGCCTTTCAAGAACTGCTCACAGCAATCGATACTGACTTAGAGCATGTAAAAATACACACTCGCTTGCAACAGCGATCGCTGGAATGGGATAAGAAAAAACGCGATCTCAGCTTCTTGTTACGCGGGAACGACTTAAAAGAAGCTCAACAATGGGTCGCCAAAAGTACTGGAAAACACCCGGAACCAACCTCCCTGCAAACCCAATACATTGTCGCCAGTGGTCAGTCCCAGTTCAAGCGCCAAGGTGTAACTTTAGGCGCTGTAGTCTTCGGTTTGATTTTCACCGCTGTGTTGGCAGTGTTCGCAGAAGCCAGCCGTCGTGATGCTGTTGCTCAACAAAACTTCGCTAGAAAACAGGAAATCATTGCCTTAACGGCTCTATCTCAAGCCAGTCTGCTGACAGAAGATCAGCTTCGCGCCTTGCTAGAAAGCGTGAAAGCTGCTAAACAAGCACGATTGGTAAAAGATCTGCCAGAGAAAGTGCGCCAACAAACTCAAGAAGTACTCAGAGATGCAGTTTATGGTGTGCAAGAGCGTAACCGTCTCGCAGAGCATACGGATACCGTCAATAGCGTCAGTTTTTCCCCTGATCGCCAGCTCATTGCTTCTGCCAGTGATGACGGAACGGTCAAACTTTGGCGGAACGATGGCAAGTTGCTGTACAGCCTTAATCATCAGGCGAGTGTTCGGAGTGTAACATTCTCCCCCGACAGTCAATGGATTGCCTCCGCCAGTGCGGATAAAACTGTCAAAATCTGGAAGAGAGATGGAAGCCTACTCAGAACGCTTCAGCATAATGATCGGCTTCGGAGTGTTGCCTTTAGTCCAGATGGTAAGCTGATTGCCGCTGCTGGTGCGGATGGAACAATCAAACTCTGGAGTTTAGAGGGTAAACTCCTCAATACGTTAAAAGGCCATACCAATGAAGTCAACAGCGTGGCGTTTAGCCCCGATGGCAAGCTGATTACCAGTGCTGGCAGTGATCGCACGGCGAGGCTGTGGACGAGAGAGGGACAACCCCTGAAAACCTTAATGGGACATCGCGATCGCGTCTGGGAAGTTAGTTTTTCCCCCGATGGTCAAACCCTGGCTTCCGCTAGTGGTGACAGTGATGTCAAGCTCTGGAGTGTGGACGGAACTCTGATCAAAACCCTTGAGTCCCATACCAATTGGGTCAGTAGTGTAACTTTCTCCCCCGATGGCAAGAAAATTGCCACGGCTAGTGATGATGACTCAGTGAAACTGTGGAGCAGTAGTGGCACCTTACTCCAAACTTTCCGAGGTCATAGCGGCGGTGTCAAGAACGTGCGATTTTCTCCCGATGGTGAAACCATGGCTACCGCCAGTGCCGATACAACGATTAAACTGCGTAGTCTCAGGGGAGCCGTGATCGAAATTCTTCAAGGACATCGCTATAGTATCAAAGGCGTGAGGTTCTCTCCCGATAGCACCCTGATTGGTACGGCTAGTGATGACAAGACGGTAAAACTTTGGAACAGTCAGGGAACGTTTCTCGCTGATCTGAAGTATGGCGCTGGCATGAGGAATGTCAGTTTTAGTCCAGATGGTCAGACGATGGTCACGCCCAGTTACGATAACACCGTGCAAGTTTGGAGCGTTCAAGGTGTTCTTAAAGGTACGATGACTGAACCGCTCCGCACTTTTAAGGGGCATACTTCGACCGTTAGGAACATTAGTCTTTCCCCTGATGGCAAGCTCCTTGCCTCAGCCAGTGCAGATGGAACCATCAAACTTTGGCGGTTTGACGATGGGAAATTGCTCCGCTCCTGGGAGGCTCATCGTCCTGAGGTAACCGATGTGATGTTTTCACCCCAGAGCGATCGCCTTGTCTCGGTAGGGGGTGACGCTTTGGTAAAAATTTGGACGTTGGAGGGTAAATTACTTCAAACTCTCCAAGGACATAAGGCTTGGATTAATGCGGTCATACTCAGTTCTGATGGGCAGATGATTGCCACTGCCAGTGGCGACAAAACGGTCATCCTCTGGAAGCGAGATAAAAATGGCGAGTTTCAAACTACGCCTTATCGAGTCTTAACAGGTCATCAAGATTGGGTTTGGGATGTGGCTTTCAGTTCAGATAGCCAGCTAATTGCCTCTGCGGGTAAAGATGATGCGGTGAAGTTGTGGAATCGGAAGGGCGACTTACTGATCACGCTGCGTGGGCATCAGAATTGGGTTCGGGCCGTGGACTTCAGCTCCGATGGGAAGAAGCTAGCTTCAGGCAGTGCTGACAAAACAGCCATTCTTTGGACGCTTGAGAGACTCCAAGGACTGGAAGCTCAAGGTCAAGATTTAGACGAAGGGAAGCTGCTGGAACAAGGTTGCCAATTGTTGCGTGACTATTTGGCTAGTAGTTCTAAGCTAGAAAAAAGCGATCGCCATCTCTGCGATGGTTTGACTCAGCACACGGCTTTGTAG
- a CDS encoding serine/threonine-protein kinase, producing MTPTLLNNRYRILRTLGAGGFGNTFLAEDTYMPSGRRCVIKQLKPVTHDPQAYKIVQERFGREAAVLEALGDGNNQIPRLFAYFSEAGQFYLVQEYIEGDTLTQKVEKGGVLSENEVKQILVSLLPVLDYVHSQRMIHRDIKPDNVIIRQRDRLPVLIDFGAVKEAMNTQVNLPGNQAHSMVIGTPGFMPAEQAGGRPTYTSDLYSLGLVAVFLLTGKLPQELGTDDRTGEFLWRRTAPNINPNLAMVIDRAIRFNASDRFATAREMLNALQSGDGVSEMATLAVAPGGLPATPNRSTPPIANPSPGHTVPVGSSPALSGKGRKPLIIGALVAGSLFLAVVGLALGLRRGAEPASTVSSSSDPSSERTTTQQPSSSTSSRSQSTNSDPTSEQPTTQQPSSSTSSRSRSQPSDSNPTSERTTTQPRQGSTPVSGSQAGEITPSPVLPNSSSSERSPQGRASKSIPSPELSPSQSSFPPQSIPVPLPEAGNTNQNSEPSRRIPAFPAGTQQSYIKEELGQPSKASKGMWNTRALLYEDFVPGQASLGYLYDPSSGRVRQTEVSFSDSVDMKTMSRTLNQLLNGNASADIKQGLEAVYQQKSNRYRFVSGRNNSLKGVIERNEPGRIYVAVWEADLH from the coding sequence ATGACGCCAACGCTGCTCAATAATCGCTATCGCATACTCCGGACGCTGGGTGCTGGTGGGTTCGGTAACACGTTTCTTGCCGAAGATACCTATATGCCTTCGGGACGGCGCTGCGTGATCAAGCAGCTAAAGCCAGTGACACACGACCCTCAGGCTTACAAGATAGTACAAGAGCGGTTTGGGCGGGAAGCGGCAGTTTTAGAGGCACTGGGGGATGGAAACAACCAGATTCCCCGGTTGTTTGCTTACTTCTCAGAAGCTGGACAGTTTTACCTGGTACAGGAATACATTGAAGGCGACACCCTGACGCAAAAGGTGGAAAAGGGTGGAGTGCTTTCTGAGAATGAGGTTAAACAGATATTGGTCAGTCTGTTGCCGGTGCTGGATTATGTCCATAGCCAGCGCATGATTCACCGAGACATCAAGCCGGATAACGTGATTATCCGACAACGGGATAGATTGCCTGTGCTGATTGATTTTGGCGCTGTTAAAGAAGCGATGAATACCCAGGTGAACCTACCCGGTAATCAGGCTCACTCTATGGTAATTGGGACGCCTGGGTTTATGCCTGCGGAGCAAGCTGGGGGACGCCCGACGTATACCAGCGATTTGTATAGTTTGGGCTTAGTGGCGGTTTTTTTACTCACGGGAAAACTGCCTCAAGAATTGGGAACCGATGACCGCACAGGCGAGTTTTTGTGGCGACGAACGGCTCCGAATATCAATCCTAATCTGGCAATGGTCATTGATCGCGCCATTCGGTTCAATGCTAGCGATCGCTTTGCCACAGCTAGAGAAATGCTCAACGCCTTACAATCAGGTGACGGTGTTTCCGAAATGGCAACATTAGCGGTTGCTCCAGGTGGTTTACCAGCAACGCCAAACCGCTCAACTCCCCCTATTGCCAACCCTTCCCCCGGACACACAGTTCCCGTCGGCTCAAGTCCCGCCCTTTCAGGAAAGGGACGCAAGCCCCTGATTATCGGCGCTTTGGTGGCAGGAAGTTTGTTTCTTGCTGTGGTAGGACTGGCGTTGGGCTTAAGGCGAGGGGCTGAACCCGCCAGTACAGTCTCGTCCTCGTCTGATCCAAGCTCAGAACGAACCACCACCCAGCAACCCTCATCCTCTACCTCTTCACGCTCACAGTCTACCAATTCCGATCCGACTTCAGAACAACCTACGACCCAGCAACCCTCATCCTCTACCTCTTCGCGCTCACGTTCACAACCTAGCGATTCTAATCCGACCTCAGAACGAACGACGACCCAGCCACGACAGGGAAGCACGCCAGTCTCAGGTTCACAAGCTGGGGAAATCACGCCCTCACCAGTACTCCCTAACTCCTCCTCGTCTGAGCGATCGCCCCAAGGACGTGCCTCAAAAAGCATACCGTCTCCAGAACTTTCACCGTCACAGAGTTCGTTCCCACCCCAATCCATTCCCGTTCCCTTACCTGAAGCAGGAAACACAAACCAAAATTCTGAGCCGTCTAGAAGGATTCCAGCATTTCCCGCAGGAACACAGCAAAGTTATATCAAAGAAGAATTAGGCCAGCCCTCAAAAGCAAGCAAGGGTATGTGGAATACCCGTGCGCTACTTTATGAAGATTTTGTACCCGGTCAAGCTAGCTTAGGATATCTGTATGACCCTAGTTCCGGGCGGGTTCGCCAAACAGAGGTATCTTTTTCCGACTCTGTTGATATGAAAACGATGTCAAGGACATTAAATCAGTTGCTCAATGGCAACGCCTCTGCGGACATCAAGCAAGGGCTTGAAGCGGTATATCAGCAGAAATCGAATCGTTATAGGTTCGTGAGCGGTCGAAATAATAGCCTTAAAGGTGTCATTGAACGGAATGAACCCGGTCGCATTTACGTGGCTGTCTGGGAAGCCGACCTGCATTAA
- a CDS encoding DUF4231 domain-containing protein: protein MAKKNTYNDYLKQEMSELIEEIELPSLQKRFMKSRWLDQVLWLEGRATKSRSRHNSLRLITIIGGVLVPAVVSANSGNISQQNLKHLLGWTAFGLSQAVAISAAVEEFFHFGENYRRYRNTAENMKIQGWQFFQLTGPYKDAKNHSEAYPTFASNVENIIQQDVEGYISQAVESDTEIKAATQAVMAQNIALANIRLSEHLQPPPSATNTELSPHSTAQTHQPSPPVVLLKEDKVELVTSDSIPHTQLESNNNLDNKDSSIPSLSPPLVANSSPGVEPK from the coding sequence ATGGCAAAAAAGAACACGTATAATGACTATCTCAAGCAAGAAATGAGTGAGCTGATTGAAGAAATCGAGCTACCTTCTTTGCAGAAACGGTTTATGAAAAGCCGTTGGCTGGATCAAGTTTTGTGGTTGGAAGGTCGAGCGACTAAATCTCGTAGTCGCCACAATAGCCTGCGACTGATTACGATTATCGGAGGTGTTCTTGTTCCGGCTGTCGTCAGCGCCAACAGTGGGAATATTTCACAGCAAAACTTAAAACACTTGTTGGGATGGACAGCGTTTGGCTTAAGTCAAGCGGTTGCTATCAGCGCTGCTGTAGAAGAATTCTTTCATTTTGGTGAGAACTACCGGCGCTATCGTAACACGGCTGAGAACATGAAGATTCAGGGCTGGCAATTCTTTCAGTTAACGGGTCCTTATAAAGATGCCAAAAATCACAGTGAAGCTTATCCAACGTTTGCGAGTAACGTAGAGAATATCATCCAACAAGATGTAGAGGGGTATATTAGTCAGGCGGTGGAGTCGGATACCGAAATCAAAGCGGCTACGCAAGCTGTCATGGCTCAAAACATAGCACTGGCTAATATACGGCTAAGTGAGCATTTGCAACCACCACCCTCTGCCACGAATACTGAATTGTCGCCTCATTCAACAGCCCAAACCCATCAGCCCTCGCCTCCAGTGGTTTTGCTTAAGGAGGATAAGGTAGAGTTGGTGACTTCTGACTCAATCCCCCATACTCAGTTAGAGTCAAACAACAACCTGGACAATAAAGATTCAAGCATCCCTTCGCTGTCCCCTCCGCTCGTTGCGAATTCGTCTCCAGGAGTTGAGCCTAAATAA
- a CDS encoding SLATT domain-containing protein, producing MMQNQIESLDKAQSLALETAWQRYAQLETNAEAAYKQYLRLRGWVMALAVVATLLAILTSRSDSSLMVSPLGQVLRASLILVPLIGSVMLVFANRLQQGQYWRVFRTGAQEIRKEIYLYRTLLQGQPQRHQWLLERVSQIQRQVVETIGSNWIIKPYTGEILPDYPGNEPNSVLVLTDLGPDDYLRDRVEAPLKSYSQELENIHQTRTRLQTGILAFGALSAFLPALSGSLNIWVAFTTSLGTALIIWLEVSRLDLVVKNYNQLILELNIIRDHWQSLRPPEQTGAEFFKLVIATEKVLWSQHNQDINQMREAVIELRTQPNDMVTQVMSQPVLSKIEQTLLPEKSTQLEILPAKTEIIPEETVEIEVVKPEKQEPKKQNKKDLPHAFVVMPFGRKKGPDGRWIDFNSIYQQLIKPALEEAGFESFRADEESVSGDILTDMFQELLLADLVLTDLSIDNANVYYELGVRHALRKRGLVHIQCGRAYMPYDIFNVRTIPYQCDENGCPDPKHLEKDKQAIVKMARATWESDENRIHSPIFQLLAGLEEPDRRALRTPLATGYWQEYKEWQELVLIAQRQKRIGDVLLLTEEVRNPLIKEEAIADAGKALKNLGNHALALQEYRQGLKINSKNSEFRLEEAFHLSRLKQSEEAIVKLEGLLQDEPNNIKALFYLAGIYTEMWRDEWLKIKNEQERLEEAYEAAHLLRKAIKTYLKGYRLNQDHYHSGISALIFSCVLEHLVEQVGEDSDLEDEAIRQQLPSLKGAVQFTLDSVAQRESNDFWVFVCLADFAVCTAEDPKQVMKAYKKAFTLAGKNKFALKSTLDQLKLLEALSFRPDYVQSGIAVIQAELERFEDQEEAVADTTSNEPASVFLFSGHMIDSPNRAQPRFPADMEREARQKIEDVLDKLHACSGSMAIAPGAACGGDILFIEACLERNIKVEVFLTFSQAEFIQDSVSFAGDNWVARFYAIQKHPNVTIHLQPERLGSVPEGDSPYERNNRWALYSTLMYGIERVRLVVLWNGKGGDAPGGTGDMVQQVRQLGGIVEHIDTTKFDYWKMNEKVVEFPKTIEMAGQVQES from the coding sequence ATGATGCAAAACCAAATAGAGAGCCTGGATAAAGCTCAATCTTTAGCCTTAGAAACAGCTTGGCAGCGTTACGCTCAACTGGAAACAAATGCCGAGGCCGCCTATAAGCAATATTTAAGGCTGCGTGGTTGGGTCATGGCTCTGGCGGTAGTTGCCACGCTCCTAGCTATCCTCACGTCTCGGTCTGATAGCAGTCTGATGGTATCACCTCTAGGCCAGGTGCTAAGAGCCTCCTTGATATTAGTCCCCCTAATCGGCTCGGTGATGTTAGTCTTTGCCAACAGACTACAGCAGGGACAATACTGGCGAGTTTTTAGAACAGGTGCTCAGGAAATTAGAAAAGAGATTTACCTTTACCGGACTCTCCTGCAAGGGCAACCCCAGCGTCATCAGTGGCTTTTGGAACGAGTTAGTCAGATTCAGCGCCAAGTAGTGGAGACGATTGGCAGTAATTGGATTATCAAACCTTACACAGGTGAAATTCTGCCGGATTATCCCGGTAATGAGCCAAACAGCGTTTTGGTTTTGACTGATTTAGGGCCAGACGACTACTTGCGCGATCGCGTAGAAGCCCCCCTTAAGTCCTATTCTCAAGAATTAGAGAACATACACCAAACCCGTACTCGTCTACAAACGGGCATTTTGGCGTTTGGGGCATTGAGTGCCTTTCTCCCAGCCCTCAGTGGCAGTCTGAACATTTGGGTCGCCTTTACGACTTCACTGGGAACAGCGTTAATCATTTGGCTGGAAGTGAGCCGGCTGGACTTGGTGGTCAAAAACTATAACCAGCTCATTCTAGAACTTAATATTATTCGCGACCATTGGCAAAGTTTAAGGCCACCGGAACAAACGGGGGCTGAATTTTTTAAATTAGTCATTGCCACCGAAAAAGTTCTCTGGAGCCAGCATAATCAAGACATTAACCAAATGCGTGAGGCGGTGATTGAGTTACGCACTCAACCGAACGATATGGTGACTCAAGTGATGAGTCAGCCTGTTTTGAGTAAGATTGAGCAAACTCTGTTACCCGAAAAATCGACTCAACTCGAAATTTTACCCGCTAAAACAGAGATTATTCCCGAAGAAACTGTAGAAATTGAAGTTGTTAAACCTGAAAAACAAGAGCCAAAGAAACAAAATAAAAAAGACTTACCTCATGCCTTTGTGGTGATGCCGTTTGGTCGGAAAAAAGGCCCGGATGGACGTTGGATTGATTTCAATAGTATTTATCAGCAGTTAATTAAGCCAGCTCTGGAAGAGGCAGGATTTGAGTCCTTTCGAGCCGATGAAGAAAGCGTGAGTGGCGATATCTTAACCGATATGTTTCAGGAGCTTTTGCTGGCAGATTTAGTCCTGACTGACCTCAGTATTGATAATGCCAATGTTTATTATGAATTGGGTGTTCGCCATGCCTTGCGGAAGCGGGGGTTAGTGCATATTCAGTGTGGTCGGGCTTACATGCCTTACGACATTTTCAACGTCCGCACGATTCCTTACCAATGCGATGAAAATGGTTGCCCTGACCCCAAACACTTGGAGAAAGATAAACAGGCGATCGTTAAAATGGCTCGTGCCACCTGGGAGTCAGACGAAAACCGAATTCACAGCCCGATTTTTCAATTACTCGCAGGTCTGGAAGAACCCGATCGCAGAGCATTACGAACCCCCTTGGCAACGGGCTATTGGCAGGAGTACAAGGAATGGCAGGAGTTAGTCCTAATTGCTCAGCGACAAAAGCGGATTGGGGATGTGTTGTTGTTAACAGAAGAAGTCCGCAATCCTCTGATTAAAGAAGAAGCGATCGCAGACGCAGGTAAAGCCTTAAAGAACTTGGGGAATCATGCCCTCGCTCTCCAAGAATATCGACAAGGGCTGAAGATTAACTCTAAAAATTCCGAATTCCGGCTGGAAGAAGCGTTTCATCTGAGCCGATTGAAGCAATCCGAAGAAGCGATCGTGAAATTGGAGGGGTTGCTCCAGGATGAACCGAACAATATCAAGGCGCTGTTTTATTTAGCTGGCATTTACACAGAAATGTGGCGGGATGAATGGCTCAAGATCAAAAATGAGCAAGAGCGCTTAGAAGAGGCTTACGAAGCGGCTCACTTACTCAGAAAAGCGATTAAAACTTACCTCAAAGGCTATCGCTTAAATCAAGATCATTACCATTCGGGAATCAGTGCCCTAATTTTTTCCTGCGTTTTAGAACACCTGGTGGAGCAGGTTGGCGAGGATAGCGATTTAGAAGATGAAGCCATTCGGCAACAGTTGCCCTCACTCAAAGGAGCCGTTCAATTTACCTTGGACAGTGTGGCTCAACGGGAATCCAATGATTTTTGGGTCTTTGTCTGTTTAGCTGATTTCGCCGTCTGCACGGCTGAGGACCCGAAACAGGTGATGAAAGCTTACAAAAAAGCCTTTACCCTAGCGGGGAAAAACAAATTTGCCTTGAAATCGACCCTCGATCAACTGAAATTATTGGAGGCACTCTCGTTCCGCCCAGATTATGTTCAGTCTGGCATCGCTGTAATTCAAGCAGAACTTGAGCGATTTGAAGACCAAGAGGAAGCGGTTGCAGACACAACCAGCAATGAACCAGCATCGGTGTTCTTGTTCTCTGGTCACATGATTGATAGTCCCAATCGTGCACAACCTCGTTTCCCGGCGGACATGGAACGCGAGGCTCGTCAAAAAATTGAGGATGTATTGGATAAGTTACATGCCTGTTCAGGCTCGATGGCAATAGCACCAGGAGCGGCTTGTGGCGGAGATATTTTGTTTATCGAAGCCTGCTTGGAGCGCAATATCAAAGTTGAAGTGTTTCTCACATTTTCTCAGGCCGAGTTTATTCAAGATTCAGTCAGCTTTGCAGGTGATAATTGGGTTGCCCGTTTCTATGCCATTCAGAAGCATCCTAATGTAACCATCCACCTCCAACCCGAACGTCTGGGCAGTGTGCCTGAAGGAGATAGTCCCTATGAGCGCAACAATCGCTGGGCGCTCTACTCCACGTTAATGTACGGCATCGAGCGAGTGCGGCTCGTTGTCTTGTGGAATGGCAAAGGCGGTGATGCGCCAGGTGGCACTGGGGATATGGTTCAACAAGTACGTCAACTGGGAGGAATTGTCGAACATATCGATACGACGAAGTTTGATTACTGGAAGATGAATGAAAAAGTCGTAGAGTTTCCCAAAACAATAGAAATGGCGGGTCAAGTTCAAGAGAGTTAG
- a CDS encoding GIY-YIG nuclease family protein — MVSETQISSLAELDYIPYLEETGNLPEQLQGKIGVYAIFDSDKTLQFINYSRDIYLSLKQHLVRQPESCYWIKVQTIDRPNRTQLENIREAWIQENGTMPIGNGTDEAAWTQPIDAKLTMTDQEKESYEKGDGLTQVKVLKQVARRVEAKILETLKYRGVQTEIRFNPKLKENGLLDLK; from the coding sequence ATGGTGTCTGAAACTCAAATTTCCTCTCTGGCTGAACTCGACTATATTCCTTATCTGGAAGAAACTGGCAATTTGCCGGAACAATTGCAAGGAAAAATCGGCGTATACGCAATTTTTGATAGCGATAAAACGCTGCAATTCATAAACTATTCCCGTGACATTTATCTCAGCCTCAAACAACATTTAGTTCGTCAGCCTGAATCCTGTTATTGGATTAAAGTACAAACCATTGACCGTCCTAATCGTACCCAATTAGAAAACATTCGAGAAGCTTGGATTCAAGAAAATGGTACGATGCCGATTGGCAATGGAACAGATGAAGCGGCATGGACTCAGCCCATTGATGCCAAATTAACGATGACGGATCAAGAGAAAGAAAGCTATGAAAAAGGGGATGGGTTGACCCAAGTTAAGGTCTTAAAACAAGTAGCACGGCGAGTTGAAGCGAAAATTTTAGAAACTCTCAAATATCGTGGTGTGCAAACCGAAATTAGATTTAATCCAAAGCTGAAAGAAAATGGTTTACTTGACCTGAAATAG
- a CDS encoding S41 family peptidase, whose amino-acid sequence MINFLGSKILKFITIISLIVFIIVWPIFLKVSSAQGSPYQATLNEVWQEVNDHFFDPNFNGVNWKAKRQEYENQLKPVQSLEEASVVINQMLSELKTSHTHFYTKQEPAYYQLLGIFNRGSFRKELERIFSNGKLDYTGIGIFTKDINGKIFISGVIDGTPAAQSGLKVGDEVIAVDGKPYQPIQSFANKAEQEVKVSIQQSPDPKSRKDLTVIPKKLNPNRLFLEAMRESTKIIERDNKKIGYIHIWSYAGDQYQQQLIEEIGFGKLKDADGLILDLRDGWGGAEPNYLNIFNKQVPILTQMSRDGVKRTIDLQWRKPVVMVVNNGSRSGKEILANGFKKYGIGKLIGTKTAGAVVGGSPFLLEDGNLLYLAVVNVWVDGERLEGKGVIPDIEVPFPLEYAQGKDPQFNKAVDVLFKQL is encoded by the coding sequence ATGATTAACTTTCTAGGCTCCAAAATTTTAAAATTTATAACTATAATCAGTTTGATTGTTTTCATTATCGTTTGGCCTATATTCCTTAAAGTTTCCTCAGCCCAAGGTTCACCCTATCAAGCGACCTTGAACGAAGTTTGGCAAGAGGTGAATGACCATTTTTTTGACCCCAACTTTAATGGAGTGAATTGGAAGGCGAAGCGACAAGAGTATGAAAATCAGCTTAAGCCAGTTCAGTCTTTAGAGGAAGCCTCGGTGGTAATTAATCAAATGCTCTCCGAACTCAAGACTTCTCATACTCATTTCTATACTAAACAAGAGCCAGCCTATTATCAATTATTGGGGATTTTTAACAGAGGTTCATTTAGAAAAGAACTTGAAAGAATTTTTTCAAATGGAAAATTAGACTATACAGGAATCGGAATTTTTACTAAAGACATTAACGGAAAAATTTTCATTTCAGGAGTTATTGACGGTACGCCTGCTGCCCAATCTGGGTTGAAAGTAGGAGATGAAGTGATAGCCGTTGATGGCAAACCGTATCAGCCGATTCAATCTTTCGCTAATAAAGCAGAACAAGAAGTGAAGGTATCGATTCAACAGAGTCCTGACCCCAAAAGCCGCAAGGATTTAACTGTAATTCCCAAAAAACTTAACCCGAATAGGCTTTTTTTAGAAGCGATGCGGGAAAGTACTAAAATTATCGAACGCGATAATAAAAAAATTGGCTATATCCATATCTGGTCGTATGCTGGCGATCAGTATCAGCAACAACTCATTGAAGAAATTGGCTTTGGCAAACTTAAAGATGCAGATGGTTTGATACTCGATCTTCGAGATGGCTGGGGTGGAGCCGAACCAAATTATCTGAATATTTTCAATAAACAAGTTCCGATATTGACTCAAATGAGCCGTGATGGAGTAAAAAGAACAATCGATCTGCAATGGAGAAAACCCGTTGTTATGGTTGTTAATAACGGCTCAAGAAGTGGCAAAGAAATTTTGGCTAATGGATTTAAAAAATACGGGATTGGAAAATTAATTGGGACAAAAACAGCAGGGGCTGTTGTGGGTGGCAGCCCCTTTCTGTTAGAAGATGGTAATCTCCTATATCTAGCTGTAGTCAATGTTTGGGTTGATGGAGAACGTCTGGAAGGAAAGGGTGTTATCCCAGATATTGAGGTTCCTTTTCCGCTAGAGTACGCTCAGGGAAAAGACCCTCAATTCAATAAAGCCGTAGACGTTCTATTCAAACAACTTTAA